The stretch of DNA GGATAtattcatgtatgtatgtatagatagttatatttatatggtTTTAGAGTGTatagtgtgtatgtgtatgtgtgtgggctacgtgctttgcattttgagctgcagcagcacctggaAGTCTCCAGACGCGCAGCCCAAAACTGGCAGAGCGcgtgaacaacaaaaaacaaaattaaacaacgTTGTAAAGTGTATGTAAgggtatatgtgtgtgtgtgtgtgtttgtgcgcttacaaaataaaacaaacttaaagctagccatgtgtgtgttggtgtgtgtctgtgtgtgagtgtacaGCTAAAGTATTGCACTAtatagtatgtatatataaatatgtgatAAACAATTTACATCGAATTGAATTCACCTTCCTCGACAGAGTCGGGCTAatcttctgtttgcttttctcaGATGAACTATCGAAAATTAGTAACTGAAGGAACAGGAGCATGAACTGGTTGAAGGATATTATCATACAGTGTACATATGgagagagatatagagagacAGTTGAAAGTAATAGGATGCACTGACAGAGTTACAGTGTGGCAGATATTCGTATAAATATGTGATGTTTTTAgttccaattttttttttgtggttgattttttctagatttttcttttttgatagtttttttgtttgtttgtataaAGAAGGAATGTCTTTCTTAATTGTTGGCCACACTCATCCAGCAAATCCGCAAAATTGCTCTGCCCCCGTAAACACCTTTGAAGCCTCTAACATCACCCAAGCAGCCGCATCCAGTGTGGGATTTAGGATCGGgacgggacaggacaggatCCAACGCAATCTGAAATCCCCTAAAACCCACTGCACAGCACTCGAAACACAACCCCGACGACGCCCGCGTCCAGCATCTATTATCCTCCTAccatccgatccgatcccattccatcccatttgatcccatcccatcccagaTTCACTTTCAGTTGCGTCGCTCCCCGGCGCGCGTTGTTGCCGCGTGccgtgtctgctgctgctccttgtcgcGCAACTCCTTGATGGCGCCCACTGTGCCGAACATCACCTTGGCCGTCAGCTGTGTGTGGTGCGAGGCGCTGGACTTGCCGCCGCCGTTGGCCGCCGTCTCGCGGTCCAGACCCGTGTTCGCATTGGCGTAGGCGCTCGTGTAGGAGACGTAGTTGTTGTTGAGATCGCGACCGCAGCTGCACTGATGCGACATATTGCACGTGGTTTGCTTGGATGGGTTGGCTGGTAGAGCCCCGACCGATGGATGGATACGGATTGCTGGATGGATAATTCCAAACTACTTATTCGATCTGCCagctatttttattt from Drosophila subobscura isolate 14011-0131.10 chromosome O, UCBerk_Dsub_1.0, whole genome shotgun sequence encodes:
- the LOC117897644 gene encoding uncharacterized protein LOC117897644 — its product is MSHQCSCGRDLNNNYVSYTSAYANANTGLDRETAANGGGKSSASHHTQLTAKVMFGTVGAIKELRDKEQQQTRHAATTRAGERRN